The following coding sequences lie in one Crassostrea angulata isolate pt1a10 chromosome 10, ASM2561291v2, whole genome shotgun sequence genomic window:
- the LOC128167454 gene encoding COP9 signalosome complex subunit 4-like — MAGNVRQQLSQLASLSHSGGSHRDVTEKYKGILETILKTGGNEMVPSLQAFVEALVNENVSLVISRQLLSDFCAHLPNLEDSVAKQVAHFTLEKVHTRVISFEEQVAAIRQHLADIYERQCSWREAANVLVGIPLETGQKQYPTDYKLETYLKIARLYLEEDPVQAEAYINRASLLQADSKNEELQIHYKACYARVLDYRRKFIEAAQRYNELSYKTIVAEEERMQALKNALICTVLASAGQQRSRMLATLFKDERCTQLPAYNILEKMYLDRIIRSSDLQEFAALLQPHQKAVTSDGSSILDRAVIEHNLLSASKLYNNISFEELGSLLEIPSTKAEKIASQMITEGRMHGCIDQIDSIVHFEAREALPTWDKQIQSLCFQVNQIIEKISQSAPEWMLKTTESQMAEGQ, encoded by the exons ATACAAAGGGATACTGGAGACCATTCTGAAGACAGGTGGCAATGAAATGGTACCAAGTTTACAAGCCTTTGTGGAAgcat TGGTGAATGAGAATGTCAGCCTTGTGATTTCCCGCCAGTTGTTGTCAGATTTCTGTGCCCACCTTCCTAATCTAGAGGATTCTGTAGCCAAACAAGTGGCACATTTTACTTTGGAAAAAGTTCACACTAGAGTCATCTCCTTTGAGGAGCAG GTTGCAGCAATCAGGCAACATTTAGCAGACATTTATGAGAGGCAATGCAGTTGGCGTGAAGCTGCCAATGTGTTAGTGGGAATACCTTTGGAAACTGGACAAAA ACAATATCCCACAGACTACAAGCTTGAGACATACCTGAAAATTGCCCGCCTGTATTTGGAGGAGGATCCTGTACAGGCAGAGGCTTACATCAACAGAGCCTCTCTCCTCCAGGCGGACTCCAAAAACGAGGAGCTTCAGATCCACTATAAG GCATGTTATGCCAGAGTTTTGGACTACAGGAGAAAATTTATTGAGGCAGCGCAAAGATATAATGAACTCTCATACAAGACAATAGTCGCTGAAGAGGAAAGAATGCAGGCACTCAAAAATGCTCTTATCTGTACAGTATTGGCATCTGCTG GACAGCAAAGATCAAGAATGTTGGCCACACTCTTCAAAGATGAGCGATGTACACAGCTGCCTGCTTATAATATCTTGGAAAAAAT GTATTTAGACCGTATAATCCGCAGCAGTGATCTACAGGAGTTTGCTGCTCTGCTTCAGCCTCACCAGAAAGCTGTAACCTCTGATG GCTCTAGTATACTTGACAGGGCAGTGATTGAACATAATTTGTTATCTGCCAGTAAACTGTACAACAATATTTCCTTCGAAGAACTAGGATCATTATTAGAAATTCCATCTACCAAG GCAGAGAAAATAGCTTCCCAGATGATTACAGAAGGAAGAATGCATGGCTGTATCGACCAAATTGATTCAATAGTGCATTTTGAAG CTCGAGAAGCTCTCCCTACCTGGGATAAACAGATTCAGAGTCTGTGTTTCCAAGTCAACCAGATCATTGAGAAGATCTCACAGTCAGCACCTGAATGGATGTTGAAAACCACAGAATCTCAGATGGCTGAGGGGCAATGA